CTTCGGCAGCCGCATGTGGATGGGCATCTGCCCACCCTCGAACCCGGCGGGCACGTTCTTCCGGGCCTTGGTGCCCTTCGTACCGCGACCGGCCGTCTTGCCCTTCGAACCTTCACCACGGCCCACGCGGATCTTGTCGCGCTTGGCGCCCGGAGCCGGACGCAGGTGGTGGATCTTGATGGCCGTCATGCCTTGACCTCCTCGACCTCCACCAGGTGGCGGACGGTGTGGATGAGGCCGCGCACCTGGGGGCTGTCTTCACGCACGACGCTCTGGCGGATCTTGCGCAGCCCGAGGGTGCGCAGCGACTCGCGGTGAGCGTGCTTCGTGCCGATCTTGCTCTTGACCTGGGTAACCTTCAGCTGAGCCATGTCAGACCCCCTGGCCCGCGCGCTGGCGCAGCATCCGGGCCGGAGCGACGTCCTCGAGCGGGAGACCGCGGCGGGCCGCGACCTCTTCGGGACGCTGCAGGCCCTTCAGGGCTGCCACGGTCGCGTGCACGATGTTGATCGCGTTGTCGGAGCCGAGCGACTTCGACAGCACGTCGTGGACACCCGCGCACTCCAGCACCGCGCGCACCGGGCCACCGGCGATGACGCCGGTACCGGCGGACGCCGGACGGAGCAGCACGACACCGGCGGCCTCCTCACCCTGGATCGGGTGCGGGATGGTGCCGCCGACGCGGGGAACGCGGAAGAAGTTCTTCTTCGCTTCCTCGACGCCCTTGGCGATGGCCGCGGGAACTTCCTTGGCCTTGCCGTAGCCGACGCCGACCTGACCGTCGCCGTCACCGACGACCACCAGGGCGGTGAAGCTGAAGCGACGACCGCCCTTGACGACCTTGGCGACGCGGTTGATCGTCACGACCTTCTCAAGGTGCGGGGTCTTGTCCTGGGCCGCCCCGCCACGGCCGCCGTCGCGCCGGTCGCGACGGTCCCGACGGTCACCGCGGTCGTTGCCGCCCTGACCCGGTCCGCCCTGGCCGCCGCCGAATTGCCGTGTACGTCCCGGCATCAGGCTTTCCTTCCATTCACGAGCATGTGCATCAGAACTTCAACCCCGCCTCGCGAGCGGCGTCGGCAAGCGCGGCGATGCGGCCGTGATAGGCGTTGCCGCCACGGTCGAACACCACGGCTTCGATGCCGGCGTCCTTGGCACGCGCG
This sequence is a window from Amycolatopsis benzoatilytica AK 16/65. Protein-coding genes within it:
- the rpsE gene encoding 30S ribosomal protein S5 — translated: MPGRTRQFGGGQGGPGQGGNDRGDRRDRRDRRDGGRGGAAQDKTPHLEKVVTINRVAKVVKGGRRFSFTALVVVGDGDGQVGVGYGKAKEVPAAIAKGVEEAKKNFFRVPRVGGTIPHPIQGEEAAGVVLLRPASAGTGVIAGGPVRAVLECAGVHDVLSKSLGSDNAINIVHATVAALKGLQRPEEVAARRGLPLEDVAPARMLRQRAGQGV
- the rpmD gene encoding 50S ribosomal protein L30, whose amino-acid sequence is MAQLKVTQVKSKIGTKHAHRESLRTLGLRKIRQSVVREDSPQVRGLIHTVRHLVEVEEVKA